A window from Gossypium raimondii isolate GPD5lz chromosome 7, ASM2569854v1, whole genome shotgun sequence encodes these proteins:
- the LOC105761746 gene encoding uncharacterized protein LOC105761746 translates to MCNKIFADRKVVLCFNLDNPKTKTIHVVPYNLANIKNGPSEVHDGVDGSEWKNGLMKTIKRSAIADFLASRALEDYEPLNFDFPDEDLMYVATTEEYAQERHHWKLNFKGMSNAIGNGIRVVLVSPNRDHYPFTSKLDFDCTNNMAEYEACLMGIRVAIERKIKVLEVYGDSALVIYQLKGEWETRDPKLINYRRLVLELIEEFDDITFCYLPRDKNQMADALATLASMVKVNKQKDNREYLDQTTENDKRTMRRLGSDYVLYEEILYKRRNDQVLLRCVEAVEVKRILEEVHEGVCGMHANGFTIARKIMRFQYYWSTMEGDCINYAKRCHNMDVIGPVSPKASNGHRFVFVVIGYFTKWVEAISYANVRKSVVNKFLKKEIICRYGMPEKIISDNALNLNNSTIVETPTGATLFSLVYGMETVLPIEVEISSLLVSVELKLDEAEWIQSRYD, encoded by the exons ATGTGTAACAAGATATTCGCCGATCGAAAAGTTGTGTTGTGCTTTAATCTGGACAACCCGAAGACTaagacaatacatgttgtaccatacaaCTTGGCTAATATAAAAAATGGACCCTCTgaagtacatgatggagtcgacggctctgaatggaagaatggcctGATG AAGACAATAAAACGGAGTGCAATAGCAGATTTTCTAGCCAGTAGAGCTCTAGAAGATTACgagcctttgaactttgattttccaGACGAAGATCTGATGTATGTTGCGACCACTGAAGAATATGCTCAAGAAAGACATCAttggaaactaaattttaaaggaatGTCTAATGCTATAGGTAATGGAATCAGGGTAGTCTTGGTATCCCCAAACAGAGATCATTATCCCTTTActagtaaattggattttgacTGTACAAACAATATGGCGGAATACGAAGCATGCCTCATGGGTATCCGTGTAGCCATAGAACGTAAGATCAAAGTATTAGAGGTATATGGGGATTCTGCACTAGTGATCTACCAACTCAAAGGTGAATGGGAGACGAGAGACCCCAAATTAATCAATTATCGAAGGCTAGTTCTTGAGCTAATTgaagagtttgatgacatcaccttCTGCTACCTCCCACGAGATAAAAATCAAATGGCTGATGCCCTGGCTACATTAGCTTCCATGGTCAAAGTGAACAAACAAAAAGAT aatcgtgaATACCTTGACCAAACAACTGAGAATGATAAAAGGACGATGAGAAGACTGGGTAGTGACTATGTCTTATATGAGGAGATCCTTTACAAAAGAAGAAATGACCAGGTTCTTCTAAGATGTGTGGAAGCTGTTGAGGTTAAAagaattttagaagaagtccatgagggcgTTTGCGGAATGCATGCTAATGGTTTTACAATAGCCAGGAAAATCATGAGATTCCAgtattattggtccaccatggaaggggattgtaTCAATTATGCCAAGAGATGCCATAA catggatgtcattgggccggTCTCGCCAAAAGCTTCCAATGGGCATCGATTCGTTTTCGTAGTCATTGGTTACTTCACCAAGTGGGTAGAAGCCATTTCTTACGCCAATGTTAGGAAGTCAGTAGTcaacaaattcttgaagaaagagatcatatgtcggtatgggaTGCCAGAAAAAATTATATCTGAtaatgcattgaacttgaacaacAGCACTATAGTGGAG ACTCCCACTGGGGCAACGCTTTTctcattggtttatggaatggaaaCAGTTTTGCCCATTGAAGTAGAGATTTCTTCTCTCCTAGTTTCAGTAGAGTTGAAGttagatgaagcagaatggattcAATCCCGATATGATTAG
- the LOC105790768 gene encoding uncharacterized protein LOC105790768, translating to MSEFSLASTTVVKKKTQFSSLLLSNFMLFCSLILSHPLYFSYFIFFFPYLFKIFSFLSPLFVTTSLLVIAFLTVLRSEVVDGESDDGFGCLEELEAYKIVFETSTIVDIRENPDEVSGVEPIVGCLQGVELEEASVQRVETLTSGEFTETVRVNATVKILEEFLRQKDDGVVEILSSKSVDANNDEGSNPKTTMNADNGKEFEAKEMVISPIVKANYGDNDMNFGNLGSMRKEKEWKKTLACKLFEERHNAMAAAATTENEGGEGMDLLWETYESSDTNKSKLKSFGSKKGKKGGNYEEDDDDNDYDDDSDGKLCCLQALKFSTGKINLGMGMGRPNFVKISKAFKGFGWLHHVGSTKHGKKGYY from the coding sequence ATGTCTGAATTTTCTTTGGCTTCAACAACTGTTGTGAAGAAGAAAACCCAATTTTCAAGCCTTTTGCTTTCTAATTTCATGTTGTTTTGCTCTTTAATTCTTTCACACCCtctttatttctcttatttcatcttcttcttcccttatttattcaagattttctcttttctttcgcCTCTATTTGTTACCACTTCCCTTTTAGTTATTGCATTTTTGACAGTATTAAGGTCTGAAGTAGTTGATGGTGAAAGTGATGATGGCTTTGGATGCTTGGAAGAACTTGAAGCGTATAAGATCGTGTTTGAAACGTCGACCATTGTTGACATTAGAGAAAACCCAGACGAAGTTTCTGGGGTGGAACCCATTGTTGGTTGTTTACAAGGTGTTGAACTTGAAGAAGCTTCGGTTCAGAGGGTTGAAACATTGACGAGTGGTGAATTCACGGAAACTGTTCGAGTAAATGCCACAGTGAAGATCTTAGAAGAGTTTTTGCGTCAGAAAGATGATGGGGTGGTTGAAATTTTGTCGTCTAAAAGCGTGGACGCCAACAATGATGAAGGATCCAATCCCAAGACTACAATGAATGCTGATAATGGTAAGGAGTTTGAAGCCAAAGAAATGGTGATTTCTCCTATAGTGAAAGCTAATTATGGCGATAATGACATGAACTTTGGGAATTTGGGTTCAATGAGGAAAGAAAAGGAGTGGAAGAAAACATTGGCATGTAAGCTTTTCGAGGAGAGACACAACGCGATGGCGGCTGCTGCGACGACGGAAAATGAAGGTGGTGAAGGGATGGATTTACTATGGGAAACATATGAAAgttctgataccaataaatcaAAGCTGAAAAGCTTTGGCTcgaagaaaggaaagaaaggcGGCAATTACGAGGAAGACGACGACGACAATGACTACGACGACGACTCGGACGGTAAACTGTGTTGTTTGCAAGCTCTCAAGTTCTCAACGGGGAAGATAAATTTAGGAATGGGGATGGGAAGgcctaattttgttaaaatttcaaaggCATTCAAAGGGTTTGGGTGGTTGCATCATGTTGGTAGCACTAAGCATGGCAAGAAAGGGTATTATTGA